The following coding sequences are from one Rhipicephalus microplus isolate Deutch F79 chromosome 3, USDA_Rmic, whole genome shotgun sequence window:
- the LOC142804162 gene encoding uncharacterized protein LOC142804162 isoform X2 translates to MTVDVEKLLCDSVTKLEAFTRQRRELDLHLYVLIDIMMRKIDTLTRERRNLVAQEFSNAQIEGGEPQQSCTSNAERHRLEGLAEHSQMLMAEGTSVHESTQLSGDRAFGDDAPGVPRSGATDTFCGVAGFTNKNSLSGDIVLDGDSMASNVGTDGVAQSTDEGIHTTLDEVVNVFGDALALGGLEPSRNKLSYDISRNATIVLKNSVETPVCFEDADTTTFKVEEERSTMRERLEHESNEALSLRDDSRDEPSSALRAQQPAVSDNEVCRGITWKSPKSDKSPLFDSNGLTPVETLSTSSCRSRERVNIGELPEERTSRSYISGDGDRFTSAEAEAASSPRNLLECVDYDSQHSSATLERSCHEEILSRKKSSEDISLNVGDHECEAQEGDKCATDLLKQPVYRFLDWFRGLKRPRSEQDLAAVKDWKRLRCSSESALSSKKLARIDHNVLRHQTKCTRDAKLQNNHLLAK, encoded by the exons atGACTGTTGACGTGGAGAAACTGCTGTGCGATTCTGTCACTAAGCTAGAGGCCTTCACGAGGCAGCGACGAGAATTGGATTTGCACCTGTACGTTCTTATCGACATCATGATGCGCAAGATTGATACGCTTACGCGCGAACGTCGCAACCTCGTTGCGCAAGAGTTCAGCAATGCACAAATTGAGGGCGGCGAACCACAGCAATCATGTACATCTAATGCTGAAAGACATCGGCTGGAAGGACTGGcggagcattcgcaaatgctgaTGGCTGAAGGGACGAGCGTACACGAGAGCACACAACTTTCTGGTGATCGCGCTTTTGGTGACGACGCCCCCGGAGTCCCCCGTTCTGGAGCTACAGACACGTTTTGTGGTGTTGCTGGGTTCACTAACAAGAATTCCCTGAGCGGTGACATTGTGCTCGACGGTGACTCGATGGCTTCAAACGTCGGCACAGACGGTGTGGCTCAAAGTACCGACGAAGGTATTCACACTACCCTGGACGAGGTGGTAAATGTTTTTGGCGATGCTCTAGCGCTTGGAGGACTGGAACCTAGCCGTAACAAGTTGTCATACGACATCTCAAGAAACGCCACCATAGTCCTAAAGAACAGCGTTGAAACCCCTGTGTGCTTTGAGGACGCGGACACGACAACGTTCAAAGTGGAGGAAGAGCGTTCAACAATGCGGGAGAGACTGGAGCACGAAAGTAATGAAGCACTGTCTCTCAGAGACGATTCCCGTGATGAACCAAGTTCGGCCTTGAGAGCACAGCAGCCCGCTGTGTCTGATAATGAGGTATGCCGAGGAATCACTTGGAAGTCGCCTAAAAGCGACAAATCGCCACTATTTGACAGCAATGGTTTGACTCCAGTAGAAACACTGTCGACCAGTTCATGTAGATCTCGTGAACGCGTAAATATTGGAGAACTTCCCGAGGAAAGAACTTCTCGGAGCTACATTAGTGGCGACGGGGATCGATTCACAAGCGCTGAAGCAGAAGCCGCGAGTTCCCCTAGGAATTTACTAGAATGCGTCGACTACGATTCTCAACACTCCTCGGCAACGCTGGAGCGCTCGTGCCACGAAGAAATACTCTCGCGAAAGAAGAGCTCTGAGGACATATCGCTCAATG TTGGTGACCACGAATGCGAAGCTCAGGAGGGTGACAAGTGTGCCACTGATCTTCTAAAACAGCCAGTGTACCGCTTCCTGGATTGGTTTCGAGGCCTCAAGAGGCCTCGTTCAGAGCAAGATTTAGCAGCCGTGAAAGACTGGAAACGCCTGAGGTGCTCCTCCGAAAGTGCCTTGTCTTCAAAG